One Sphingomonas endolithica genomic window, GAAGTGAAATACGCCGTGCAGCAGATCGTGCCCGATCGAGCCCAGCGTGCGATGTACGTGCTCGCTCTGCCCGCAAGCGTGACAATAATCGCCGATCAACGCCGTCCCGCAATTGAGGCACAAGCCATGGCCATGGCCATGCGCCGAGCGAACGCCGCCGTGCGGCTCGACCGCACGGCCAAGCAGGATCCCCGTGGCGACGTCGCCGGCTGCGTCGATTTCCCCCGTCATCGGTGTGACGATTATCATCGCCCCGCCAGAAAGCGATAGGGTCTTTGGCGATGCCAGCGTGCGTGATAGCAGATGCGGCATGAGCGCGCCGATCGATCCGTCAGCCCTGATCGCCGATATGGGCGGGCGCGCCCGCGCCGCCTGTGCTGCGGTTGCGGCGCTGTCGCCGATGGCGCGGAGCAGTGGCCTGGCCGCCGGTGCAGACGCCCTGCGCCGGGCCGCGCCTGACATTCTGGACGCGAACCGGCGGGACATGGCGCATGGCGCAGAGATCGGGCTGTCGCGTGCCATGCTCGATCGGCTGATGCTGGACGAAGGTAGGATCGAGAACATGGCGGCCGGGGTTGCGGCGATTGCCGCGCTGCCCGACCCTGTCGGCACAATCATCGACGGTAGCGCGCGTCCGAACGGCTTGCTGCTGTCGCGTGTGCGTGTGCCGATCGGAGTGATCGGTATCATCTACGAGAGCCGTCCCAACGTGACGGCCGATGCCGCGGCCTTGTGCGTGAAGGCGGGCAATGCAGTGATCCTGCGCGGTGGATCGGAAGCACAGCACAGCAATCGCGCGATTCATGCCGCGTTGGCCGCTGGACTTGTCGAAGCAGGCCTGCCCGCCGACATCACGCAATTGGTGCCGACCACCGATCGTGCCGCGGTGGGCGCATTGCTGGCGGCGGATGGGATGATCGACCTCATCGTGCCGCGCGGCGGCAAGAGCCTGGTCGCCCGCGTCCAGGCCGAAGCGCGTGTGCCCGTGCTCGCGCATCTCGACGGCATCAACCACGTCTATGTCGATCGCTCGGCAGACGCGAGCATGGCTGAGGCGATCGTCGTTAATGCAAAGCTGCGTCGCACGGGCGTATGCGGCGCGATGGAAACGTTGCTGATCGACCGCGATTATCCTCATGCAGCGGCATTGGTGGCGGCACTGGCGGCGGCCGGGTGCGAGATCCGCGGCGATGCCGCAGTGCGCGCTATCTCTCCCGATGTCGGACCGGCCGACGACCGCGATTGGGATACCGAATATCTCGACGCGATTGCCTCGGTCGCCATCGTCGATGGCGTGGAGGCCGCAATGGCGCACATCGCGGCGCACGGATCGCACCACACCGACGCCATCATCGCCAGCGACGAGCGCGTGGCGGAACGCTTCCTGGCGGCGGTCGACAGTGCGATCGTGTTGTGGAACGCCTCGACCCAGTTCGCCGATGGCGGCGAGTTCGGGCTGGGCGGCGAGATCGGCATCGCCACCGGCCGCCTGCATGCGCGCGGACCGGTCGCGTTGGAAGGGCTGACGACCTACAAATGGGTCGGGCGAGGCACCGGCCAGGTGCGACCCTGAAACGAATCGGCCTGCTCGGCGGCTCGTTCAATCCCGCACATGACGGCCACCGGGCGATCAGCCTGGCGGCGATCCGCGCACTGGGGCTGGACGAAGTGTGGTGGCTGGTGTCGCCGGGCAATCCGCTGAAGGAAGGCGTGGCGGACATGGCGCCATACGCCGTCCGACTTTCCTCGGCGCGGGCGATGAGCCGGCGTGCGCCGATCCGTCCCACCGATATCGAAGCGCGGCTCGGCACGCGCTACACCGTGGATACGCTCCGCAAGCTCGTCCGCCGCTATCCCGATGCGCGCTTCATCTGGTTGATGGGCGGGGACAATCTCGCCCAGTTGCACCGCTGGCGCGACTGGCGCGGGATCGCGCGCACGATGCCGATTGCGGTTATCGCGCGTCCGGGCTATGAGCATGCTGCCCGCGCGGCTCCCGCGATGGGTTGGTTCCGGCGCTGGCAGCGACCGCCGAACCAGGCAAAGAGCTGGACGATGTGGAGAGTGCCGGCACTCGTGCTGTTGCGGTTCCGCCCCGACCCGACCTCCGCGACTGCCGCGCGCAAGGCCGACCCCGCTTGGGCAAAGCGGTTTCGCCTGCATCCACCCCGTCCATAGGAATAGTCTTGGCCTCATCTTCCCCCGTCATCCGCGCAACCGATCCCGAGGAAGTGGACGCGCTGCACAAGCTGATCCTGTCCTCGCTGGACGACGATCAGGCAGTCCAGACGATCTCGATCCCGCTCGCGGGCAAATCCAGCATCGCCGATTTCATGGTCATCGCCAGTGGGCGATCGACCCGCCAGGTGGCATCGATGGCGCAGAAGCTGCAGGAGCGGATCAAAGGCGAGCTCGGCCGTTTTACGCGCGTCGAGGGGTTGCCGACGGCGGATTGGGTGCTGATCGATGCCGGCGACGTCATCGTCCACCTGTTCCGGCCCGAGGTGCGCAGCTTCTACAATCTGGAGCGGATGTGGGCGTTCGGCGATGCGCCCGAGGCACCGCAGGAGCCACGCATGGCGCACCCGGCCGACGACTCTGACGATTCCGACGACTGAGCCTTGCTGCTCCACATCGTTGCGCGGGGGCGGATCGGGCGCAGTCCCGAGGCCGACCTGGTCGAGCGATATTTGAAGCGGGTCACCTGGCCCACGCGGGTGACGGAATTGCCCGACACCGGCGGCAAGATGCCGGATCTCGCGCCGAACATCCGTATCGTCATGCTCGACGAAACCGGCGAGATGTTGCCGTCCAAGGCGTTTGCCGAAAAGCTCGGCCGCTGGCGTGACGATGGCGTGCGCGAGACAAGGTTCATGATCGGCGCAGCCGATGGCTTCGACGACGCGGATCGGCAGGGTGCGGACCTGCTGCTGTCCTTCGGACGGGCGACCTGGCCGCACATGCTGGCGCGGGCGATGCTCGCCGAACAATTGTGGCGCGCGGCCAGCATCCTGTCGAACCATCCCTACCACCGGGAGGGCTAGGCGCTTGGCTGGGCGGGTACGACGCTGGGCTGTAGCCGCCGCGGCGCTTGGCCTGACATGCGTCGGCGCATCCGCCCCCGCCCAGGACCAACGGCAGCGGCTGGCCGCCGCCAAGGCGCAGTCGGCCGCCGCCGCCGCCCGCTCCGCGGCGCTCGAACGGCAAGCGGCGGGCGAACGCGACCAGGCGCGTCAGGCGCGGGCGCAGGAGGCGGCGATCGCCGCGCGTATCCAGGGTGCGGCGGCGGATATCGCTGCGGCGCAGGCCCGGCTCGACATCATCCGGCAGCTGATCGAGCGGCAGCGCACCATGCTCGATCAGCGCCAGGGGCCGGTCGTGCGCCTGGTCGCGGCGTTGCAATCGCTGGCGCGCCGTCCTGCGCTGATTAGCATCGTCCAACCGGGATCGGTCACCGACATCGTCCATGTTCGCGCCGTGCTCGCCAACACGCTGCCGTTGATCCGCGCACGCACCGCCGACGTTCGCGCCGACCTCGCCCGCGCGCGTGCGCTGCAGGCCGATGCGGCGCTGGCGGCGCGAACGCTCGCCGCGGCGCGGGACGATCTTGGCGCACAGCGTCTGGCGCTCACCCGGCTCGAGGCTGAGCACCGCGAGCGCTCCCGCATGCTGGGGCGGAACGCATTGTTCGAATCCGACCGGGCGATCGCGCTTGGCGAACGCGCCCGCGACATCGTGGACCTGATGGACGACCTGGGCGACCAGTCGGCCACCAGGCAGTCGCTGCAATCGCTCGCCGGTCCGCGGCCCCGTCCCGCGCAATTGGGGGAGCTTGCCGCGCCCGGCGACACGGTATCGTGGACCGCGGCGTCACCGCCCTATCGGCTGCCGGTGGGCGGGCGGGTCGTCACGGGGCTAGGCGAACTGTCGAGCGCCGGCGTGCGCTCGCGTGGGCTGACGCTGGCGACCGGCGCGGGTGTGGCGATCGTCGCCCCGGCGGCAGGCCGGATTGCCTATGCCGGGCCGTTCCGCGGCTACGGCAACATCCTGATCATCGATCATGGTCAGGGATGGACATCGTTGGTGATCGGGCTTGCCGCGACGTCGGCCAAGGTTGGCATGAGCGTGCGTCAGGGCGCGGTGATCGGGCGCGCGGGGGGGGGTGAAGATCCCCGTATCACGGTGGAATTGCGCCGCCATGGCCGGGCGGTCGACATGACCCCGCTCATCGGCTGATCATGCTCATCTCCGGTTCACGCGGTGCGCGCTTTGATCGCGCCCGATAACCCGCTAGAGTTGGCGCAACAGCTCTACAACCTTCAGTCTCGTTTGCGTGGAACACCGAAATGGCTCGTCCCTTTATCCAGGCCACTGCGATCGCCGCGGTCCTCGCCCTCGTCCCCGCGGGCACTGCGGCGATGGCGCAGGTCGACAGTAATGCGTACCGCGAGCTCGATCAGTTCATGGACGTGTTCGCCCGCGTCAAGGCGACCTATGTCGACAAGGTAGACGACAAGACGCTGATCAAGGGCGCGATCGACGGCATGCTGGCCGCGCTCGACCCGCACAGCGCGTTCGAGAGCGGGCTCGACTATGACAATCTGCGCATTCAGACACAGGGCAGCTATGGCGGCCTGGGCCTGACCGTCACGGCGGAGGACGGCGCGGTGAAGGTGATCTCGCCGCAGGAGGATTCGCCGGGGTATCGCGCCGGGATCAAGTCGGGCGACTATATCACGCATATCGACGGCAAGCTGATCTACGGCCTGACGCTGGACGAGGCGATCACGCAGATGCGCGGTCCCCCCGGCAGCAAGATCGCCATCACCATCGTTCGCCCCGGCCGCGACAAGCCGATCGAGCTTGCCATGGTGCGCGAGAAGATCGTGCAGAAACCGGTCAAGTGGGAAGTCAAGAACGGCATCGGCATCCTCAACATCAACACCTTTTCCGAGAATACCGGCGCGGCCGTGGCGGCGGGGATGATGAGCATCGAGAAGTCGCTGGGCCATCCGCCGCTCGGCTGGATCGTCGACCTGCGCGACAATGGCGGTGGCCTGCGCGACGAGGCGATCAACGTGGCGGACAATTTCCTGAATTATGGCGAGATCGTATCGGAGCGCGGGCGCGAGAAGGGCGATATCGAGCGTTTCTACGCCAAGAGCGGCGATCCCTCGCGCGGGCTGCCGACGATCGTGCTGGTCAATTCCGGCTCCGCCTCGGCATCCGAGATCGTCGCCGGTGCGCTGCAGGATCATCACCGCGCGCTGGTGATGGGCATCAAATCGTTCGGCAAGGGGTCGGTGCAGACCGTGCTCGATCTCGGCAACAACACCGCGCTGCGACTCACCACCTCGCGCTATTACACGCCCTCCGGCCGATCCGTGCAGGAAGGCGGGATCGAACCCGACATCCGCGTGCCGCAGATCACCGATCCCGATTTCAAGACGCGACCCGTGTTCCGCGAGGCCGATCTGCGCCGCCACCTGATCAACGAGGTGAAGGCGGACAATGCCGTGCTGGAGGAAGACACCAAGGACGATCCGCGTTATGCCGGCACGCCCGAGCAGTTGAAGGCCAAGGGCATCGAGGATTTCCAGCTCGATTACGCGCTGAAGACGCTGGGGCGGCTTGGCGCGGCGACGAAGACGGCGGCGAAGTGATGAGAGATGTCGAGGCTCTGTTCCCCGGCGAAGGTCGGGGTCCAGTCGGAAAGGTCGATGTAGGAATGCGCAGCGCCCATGACCGGCCGTGCCGCGACTGGACCCCGGCCTTCGCCGGGGAACAAGGGCTTGGCAGGATGGCAGCCTGATGCGCAGCACTTTCAACACTGCCCGCTTGATTGCGCTTCTCCTGCCCTTGGCGCTGCTCGCCGGGGCCTGGGGGTCGCAGCTGATCGGTCATCTCTACCCGTGCGAGATGTGCCACTGGCAACGCTGGCCGCATTATGCCGCGGTGGTGATCGCCGCCTTGGCCTTCGTGGTGCCGGGCAGGGACGCCAAGCGGATGCTCGTGCTGCTTGCCGCCCTTGCCATCGCGCTGAGCGGGGCGATCGGCGCCTTTCACGCCGGGGTCGAATATCATTGGTGGCAGGGGATTACCGCCTGCACCTCGACGATGGGAGGATCGGGCGGTACGCCGGAGGAAATGCTGGCGCGGATCATGGGTGCGCCGATCATCCGCTGCGACGTCGCGCAATGGACGTTGTTCGGCATCTCGCTTGCCGGGTTCAACGCGATCCTATCGCTGGGTGGCTCGGCGACAATCCTTTATCTGCTGGGACGACGCGCATGACGGGCTGGAAACCGGGTGATCCGAAACGCGCCAGTGGGCCGATGGTCCGCGTCGACCAGGCAGGTGAATTCGGCGCGGTGCGCATCTATGCCGGGCAGCTGGCGGTAATGGGCGATCGCACGCCGGCGGCACGGCAGATTGCCGGCATGGCCGGGCAGGAGGAGCGCCACCGCGCGTTCTTCGATGCGATGATGGCGCGGCGCGGGGTGCGCCCGACATTGCTCGCGCCGATCTGGAACGTCGCTGGCTTTGCACTGGGCGCCGTCACCGCGGCGATCGGCCCGGCAGCGGCGATGGCCTGCACCGTCGCGGTCGAGACGGAGATCGACAAGCATTATGCCGATCAACTCGTCACTTTGGGGGACAGCGACCCCGAGCTATCGGTGGCGATTCTCGATTTCCAGGCCGAAGAGGTCGAGCATCGCGAAGCGGCGCTGGCGGCGGGCGCGGAAACCGCGTTCGCCTATCCGGTGCTCAGCGCCTTTATCCGGCTGGGATGCCGCGTGGCGATCGCCACCGCGCAGCGGATCTGAACATGGTCGACGATCAGGGCAGCCGGCCGATGCCGTGCTGCGGACAGGAGTGAATGACATGAAGTTTGCCATCGCGGCCGCGGCGCTGGGATATATCGGTCTGGCCGCCTTTACGCCGGCGACGGCGCAGAATGCCGCGCAGGGCGGTGTGCTGGTGATCTACGGTACGCAGAAATGCCCGACCAACCCCGACGGCGACGAAGTGGTCGTCTGCGTGCGGCGCAAGGCGAGCGAGCAGTTCCGCATTCCCAAGGAATTGCGCGAGCTGGAGATCACCCCCGAAAATGAGAGCTGGGCCGTGCGCGCCACCGCCAACGACAATGCTGGCGCGTCGGGTATCGGCAGCTGTTCCACGGTCGGGCCCGGCGGCGCGAGCGGCTGCTTCTTGCAACAGGCCAACCAGACGCGGCGCGAGAACAAGAAGCGCGCGGCCGATACCAAGCAGGTCGAGGAATCGCTGCCCTGACGTGGCGGCGGTGATGCAAGGCGATCGCTTGAACCGATGACTGGAAGCTCCGTCGTACGCGGCCCGCACGGCGTAGCGATCGGGCTGTTCATGCTCGTCTGGCTATCGTGCATCTGGTTCGGTTCGAACGAGCTTAACCCCAACAATGCGACGCGGATGTTCGCGGCGGTCTCGCTGGTCGAAAATGGCGATGCCACGATCGACGAGTTCGAGACCATGACGGTCGACAAGGCGCAGTTCGGCAATCACCTATACATGGACAAGACGCCGGGCATGACGCTGATGGCGCTGCCATCGGTCTGGGCGCTCGACCGGCTGACCGGCGACAAGGCCAGCCGCTACCCGTACAGCATCTTCGACCCGCGTTTCGGCCGCTTCCTGCGCGAACGCCAGCAATTGGCCGTAGCGACCAGCGTGGCGGTGCTGATCGCTCTGGCCAGCGTGTTGCTGCTCGATCTCGCGACCGGGATCACGGGCAGTCCGCGTGCCGGGCTGGTCGCCGCACTCGGCTATGCGCTCGGCACCCCGGCCTGGGGATGGTCGACGACCTTGTTCGGCCATGCACCGGTCGGTGCGCTGCTGCTGATCGCCACCTGGGCGGTATGGCGCGGCACGAGCAGCGCGCAGGATCTGGCGCGCTGGCGCTACCCGCTGATGCTCGGTGCCAGTCTCGGCTGGGCGATCGTGGTCGAACTGCCTGCCCTCCTGCCGGGTGCGGTGATCGGCTTATGGGCGATCTGGCGCACGAGAGCGGTCGCGATGCCGCAGCGTCTGCACCTGGTGGCCCAGGCTGCAGTACCGTTCGTCGTCGCGCTGCTGCCGTTCGCGCTCTACAATCACCTCGCGTTCGGCGATTGGTTCAGGGTCGGCTATCAGGGCGTGGTCGGGTTCGACGGCATGCAGCAGGGGCTGTTCGGCCTGACCTATCCGCACCCCGACGTGCTGGCGAAGATCATTGCCGGGCCGGAGCGCGGGCTGCTGTTCGTGGCGCCGGTGCTGGTGCTGGCGCCGATCGGCCTGTGGCTGCTGATCCGCGCGCGGACGACCCGTGACCTGGGCATCATGGCGGCAGCATTGGTGCTGGTGGTCCTGCTGTACAATGCGTCCTATTTCTACTGGAACGGCGGCTATTCCACCGGCCCGCGGCACTCCATGCCGGCGATGGGGTTCCTGGCGCTGGGGCTGGCACCATTATGGGCGCAATGGGGCAGGAACGGCCGCCGGGCGCTGACCGTGCTGCTCGTCATCAGCATCTTCCTGAACCTAGTGATCGCGGCGACGGAAATCGCCGCACCGGCAGGCGCGCGCTTTCCGATCTACGATCCGATCCTCACCCGCTTCTTCCAGCTGGATATCCGCACCTTGCCCAGCGACTGGTGGGGCTGGCCGGCCTGGCGCGGCCTGGCGCTGTACCTGACATTGGCGGTGCCCGCTTTGTGGTTCCTGTTCCGCGCGACGAGCTTGTCGGAGCGTGCGCTCGGGGATACGATAAAGCCGGTCGCGTGACTGGCGAACGTGGATCACCACAAGGAAGCGCCGACCCTGAGCAGCGCCGTTCGCCTGGGCACCCCTCGATGACGAAGGAGTGTTCGCATGCCTGAACTATCCCCGATCCGCGTGGCTTTCCTGCTGTTCCCCAATGTCACGCAACTCGACCTGACGGCCCCGGCGCAGGTGCTCGCACGGCTTGGCAATACGACGATCGATCTGGTCGCCGCGACGCGGGAGCCGGTGATGAGCGATGCCGGTTTCGCTTTGCTGCCCACCGCAACGTTCGCGGATGCGGTGCAGCCCGACATTCTGTGCGTGCCGGGCGGGCAGGGTGTCGATGATGCGCTGCTGGATGCGGCGACGATGGCCTGGGTTGCCCGGGTCGCGCCGGGCGCGACGTGGATTACCAGCGTCTGCACGGGCGCGCTGCTCTTGGGCGCCGGCGGGTTGCTTCGCGGCTACCAGGCGACGACGCACTGGGCGGCGCATCAGTATCTCGCCGGGTTCGGTGCCGTGCCGGTCAAGCAGCGGATCGTGTTCGACCGCAACCGAGTCACCGGCGGCGGCGTGACGGCGGGCATCGACTTCGCACTGGCGCTTACGGCGGCGATCCGCGGCGAAGCGCATGCCCGGCTGGTACAGCTCAGCCTGGAATATGATCCACAACCGCCGTTCGACAGCGGTTCGCCCGAGCGCGCCGACGCAGCGACTCTGGAGCGCCATGCCGAGATGAGCGCCACGGCGTCTGCTCGGCGCGCCGAGCGGATGGCCGAAGCGCTACGCCGAATGACCTAGGGGCGCGCCTTCATGCCGTGCACGCGGTGCCAGATGTAGAAGCCGATGGCGGCCACCAGCACCACGCCGATGATCGCGTCCGCGCTGTGGAAGGCCGCTTTGACGCGCGGGTCGCTGTTCCATTTGTTGCCCAGCACCATGCCGACCCAGGCGAGGCCGAAGCACCATGGCCAGGAACCGACGAACGTATAGACGTGGAACGGCACCAGCTTCATGCGCGCGACGCCGGCCGGAAAGGCGATGAACGAGCGGATCACCGGCAGCAGCCGTCCGATCAGGATCGCGGAATTGCCGAACCGCGCAAAGAAGCGATCGGCCGCGTCCAGCTCGCCCGGGCCGATCAGCACGTAGCGGCCCCATTTCAGGATCGCCGGCCGGCCGCCGCGCTTGCCCAGTTCATAGGCCGGGATCGACCCCAGGTTGCAGCCGATCGCGCCGGCGGTTGCCGCCAGGTACAGATCGAAATGGCCGGTCGAGACCAGATACCCGGCAAACGGCATGATGATCTCGGACGGCAGCGGGATGCACGCCGATTCGATCGCCATCAGCAGCGCGATGCCAAGATAGCCGCCGCTCGAGATGACCCAGATGGTGAAGCCGGCCAGGATGCCCAGGATATGTTCGATCATGGGCGCGGTGGATGCGCGATGCGCTCGCCGAAGGGAAGGCGAAAACGTCGTGTGCCCTTTGGGGCGGGCCATGCGATGTTCAGCATGACGGAGCAATAACGGCAAGGTGAGCGATCGATATGCCCCCGCCGGTCCACGCCGCGACCGGATGACCGCCGCAGGCGGCGTGGTGCTGGTGCATCTCGCGATCGGCTATGTCCTGGTCACCGGGCTGGCACCTGCGCTCGTGGCGCAAGCGAGCGAAGCGCTGCAGGTGTTCGACGTGACCCTGCCGCCACCCCCCCCGCCGCTGCGTGTACCGAAACCGGCGCCGAAAGCGGCCGATCCGCGCAGGAGCGGTGCGGCTGCGCCGGCCGGCAAGCAGGCGGTTCCCACGGAGATCGTCGCACCGACGCTACCGCCACCGCCCGACCCGCCGCCGGTCCTCGCCGCGCCGATCGCCGGATTGGGCAGCGCGGCATCGGCCGGTGCCGCACCGATCGTCGGTCCGGGCACCGGCGGCGGCGGGGTCGGGCAGGGTACCGGCAGCGGTGGCTTCGGCACCGGGCAGGGCGGCGGCGGCCGGGGCACCTTCGCGCGCAAGGTATCCGGGCGGATCTACGATCGCGACTATCCGCGCTCGGCGGCGCGCGCAGGGATCGGCGGCACCGTCTGGGTGCGCTATGTCGTGACGGTGAAGGGCCGCGCGCAGGATTGTCGCGTGACGCGCTCCAGCGGCAATGTCGATCTCGACGCGGTCACTTGCCTCCTCGTCACGAAACGCTTCCGCTATCAGCCAGGCACCGATGCTGGCGGCCGGCCGATCAGTTCGGTGGTGGAGGAAGACCATGTCTGGGTGATCGACGACGACGAGGAGGCTCCTTGAAGCGCTCGATGGACGTCAGGCCGCGCTCACGCGCCCCGCCGCCATGCGCAGATCCTCGACGAAGCGCGCATATTCCTGCGCGCGTGCCGCTTCAT contains:
- a CDS encoding murein hydrolase activator EnvC family protein — protein: MAGRVRRWAVAAAALGLTCVGASAPAQDQRQRLAAAKAQSAAAAARSAALERQAAGERDQARQARAQEAAIAARIQGAAADIAAAQARLDIIRQLIERQRTMLDQRQGPVVRLVAALQSLARRPALISIVQPGSVTDIVHVRAVLANTLPLIRARTADVRADLARARALQADAALAARTLAAARDDLGAQRLALTRLEAEHRERSRMLGRNALFESDRAIALGERARDIVDLMDDLGDQSATRQSLQSLAGPRPRPAQLGELAAPGDTVSWTAASPPYRLPVGGRVVTGLGELSSAGVRSRGLTLATGAGVAIVAPAAGRIAYAGPFRGYGNILIIDHGQGWTSLVIGLAATSAKVGMSVRQGAVIGRAGGGEDPRITVELRRHGRAVDMTPLIG
- a CDS encoding 23S rRNA (pseudouridine(1915)-N(3))-methyltransferase RlmH, encoding MLLHIVARGRIGRSPEADLVERYLKRVTWPTRVTELPDTGGKMPDLAPNIRIVMLDETGEMLPSKAFAEKLGRWRDDGVRETRFMIGAADGFDDADRQGADLLLSFGRATWPHMLARAMLAEQLWRAASILSNHPYHREG
- a CDS encoding nicotinate-nucleotide adenylyltransferase, with the translated sequence MGRARHRPGATLKRIGLLGGSFNPAHDGHRAISLAAIRALGLDEVWWLVSPGNPLKEGVADMAPYAVRLSSARAMSRRAPIRPTDIEARLGTRYTVDTLRKLVRRYPDARFIWLMGGDNLAQLHRWRDWRGIARTMPIAVIARPGYEHAARAAPAMGWFRRWQRPPNQAKSWTMWRVPALVLLRFRPDPTSATAARKADPAWAKRFRLHPPRP
- the rsfS gene encoding ribosome silencing factor, whose product is MASSSPVIRATDPEEVDALHKLILSSLDDDQAVQTISIPLAGKSSIADFMVIASGRSTRQVASMAQKLQERIKGELGRFTRVEGLPTADWVLIDAGDVIVHLFRPEVRSFYNLERMWAFGDAPEAPQEPRMAHPADDSDDSDD
- a CDS encoding DedA family protein translates to MIEHILGILAGFTIWVISSGGYLGIALLMAIESACIPLPSEIIMPFAGYLVSTGHFDLYLAATAGAIGCNLGSIPAYELGKRGGRPAILKWGRYVLIGPGELDAADRFFARFGNSAILIGRLLPVIRSFIAFPAGVARMKLVPFHVYTFVGSWPWCFGLAWVGMVLGNKWNSDPRVKAAFHSADAIIGVVLVAAIGFYIWHRVHGMKARP
- a CDS encoding disulfide bond formation protein B, with product MRSTFNTARLIALLLPLALLAGAWGSQLIGHLYPCEMCHWQRWPHYAAVVIAALAFVVPGRDAKRMLVLLAALAIALSGAIGAFHAGVEYHWWQGITACTSTMGGSGGTPEEMLARIMGAPIIRCDVAQWTLFGISLAGFNAILSLGGSATILYLLGRRA
- a CDS encoding demethoxyubiquinone hydroxylase family protein, with protein sequence MTGWKPGDPKRASGPMVRVDQAGEFGAVRIYAGQLAVMGDRTPAARQIAGMAGQEERHRAFFDAMMARRGVRPTLLAPIWNVAGFALGAVTAAIGPAAAMACTVAVETEIDKHYADQLVTLGDSDPELSVAILDFQAEEVEHREAALAAGAETAFAYPVLSAFIRLGCRVAIATAQRI
- a CDS encoding DJ-1/PfpI family protein, whose protein sequence is MPELSPIRVAFLLFPNVTQLDLTAPAQVLARLGNTTIDLVAATREPVMSDAGFALLPTATFADAVQPDILCVPGGQGVDDALLDAATMAWVARVAPGATWITSVCTGALLLGAGGLLRGYQATTHWAAHQYLAGFGAVPVKQRIVFDRNRVTGGGVTAGIDFALALTAAIRGEAHARLVQLSLEYDPQPPFDSGSPERADAATLERHAEMSATASARRAERMAEALRRMT
- a CDS encoding S41 family peptidase produces the protein MARPFIQATAIAAVLALVPAGTAAMAQVDSNAYRELDQFMDVFARVKATYVDKVDDKTLIKGAIDGMLAALDPHSAFESGLDYDNLRIQTQGSYGGLGLTVTAEDGAVKVISPQEDSPGYRAGIKSGDYITHIDGKLIYGLTLDEAITQMRGPPGSKIAITIVRPGRDKPIELAMVREKIVQKPVKWEVKNGIGILNINTFSENTGAAVAAGMMSIEKSLGHPPLGWIVDLRDNGGGLRDEAINVADNFLNYGEIVSERGREKGDIERFYAKSGDPSRGLPTIVLVNSGSASASEIVAGALQDHHRALVMGIKSFGKGSVQTVLDLGNNTALRLTTSRYYTPSGRSVQEGGIEPDIRVPQITDPDFKTRPVFREADLRRHLINEVKADNAVLEEDTKDDPRYAGTPEQLKAKGIEDFQLDYALKTLGRLGAATKTAAK
- a CDS encoding energy transducer TonB, producing MSDRYAPAGPRRDRMTAAGGVVLVHLAIGYVLVTGLAPALVAQASEALQVFDVTLPPPPPPLRVPKPAPKAADPRRSGAAAPAGKQAVPTEIVAPTLPPPPDPPPVLAAPIAGLGSAASAGAAPIVGPGTGGGGVGQGTGSGGFGTGQGGGGRGTFARKVSGRIYDRDYPRSAARAGIGGTVWVRYVVTVKGRAQDCRVTRSSGNVDLDAVTCLLVTKRFRYQPGTDAGGRPISSVVEEDHVWVIDDDEEAP
- a CDS encoding glutamate-5-semialdehyde dehydrogenase, whose protein sequence is MSAPIDPSALIADMGGRARAACAAVAALSPMARSSGLAAGADALRRAAPDILDANRRDMAHGAEIGLSRAMLDRLMLDEGRIENMAAGVAAIAALPDPVGTIIDGSARPNGLLLSRVRVPIGVIGIIYESRPNVTADAAALCVKAGNAVILRGGSEAQHSNRAIHAALAAGLVEAGLPADITQLVPTTDRAAVGALLAADGMIDLIVPRGGKSLVARVQAEARVPVLAHLDGINHVYVDRSADASMAEAIVVNAKLRRTGVCGAMETLLIDRDYPHAAALVAALAAAGCEIRGDAAVRAISPDVGPADDRDWDTEYLDAIASVAIVDGVEAAMAHIAAHGSHHTDAIIASDERVAERFLAAVDSAIVLWNASTQFADGGEFGLGGEIGIATGRLHARGPVALEGLTTYKWVGRGTGQVRP